The Malus domestica chromosome 10, GDT2T_hap1 genome contains a region encoding:
- the LOC139188537 gene encoding uncharacterized protein — MEGKSPQLDYYINIRQYNTGYYFVDGIYPKWATLVQAIPNPTNDVEKWFALHQEAYRKDVKRVFSILQARWKIIKEPARGCSRENLDSIMMSCIILHNMIVEDKHDGYIDGESDDD, encoded by the coding sequence ATGGAAGGTAAatcacctcaacttgactactacatcaacaTCCGTCAGTACAATACAGGGTATTACTTTGTAGAtggcatctacccaaagtgggcgacacttgtccaagcaattccaaaccctacGAATGACGTCGAAAAGTGGTTTGCCTTGcaccaagaggcataccggAAAGATGTTAAGAGAGTTTTCagtattctacaagcacggtggaagatcatcaaggaaccggcaagagggtgtagtcgagaaaatttggactccatcatgatgtcttgcatcatattacacaacatgattgttgaGGATAAGCAtgatgggtatattgatggagagtctgATGACGACTAA
- the LOC103445155 gene encoding amidophosphoribosyltransferase, chloroplastic, translating to MAATATTKPSPSALSSSLSNPSPLPRTHKTPSSFSPKTLPKPTFPLKTSCLSRTPKPSSFTLRSKNPISDVFSAANQNPDGRSVDYDDDEKPREECGVVGIYGDPEASRLCYLALHALQHRGQEGAGIVCVQDDVLQSITGVGLVSEVFNQTKLNQLPGDLAIGHVRYSTAGSSMLKNVQPFVAGYRFGSVGVAHNGNLVNYRSLRARLEDSGSIFNTSSDTEVVLHLIAISKHRPFLLRIVDACEQIQGAYSMVFVTKDKLVAVRDPHGFRPLVMGRRSNGSVVFASETCALDLIEATYEREVFPGEVVVVDKEGVQSLCLMSHPQPKQCIFEHIYFALPNSVVFGRSVYESRRAFGEILATEAPVDCDVVIAVPDSGVVAALGYAAKAGVAFQQGLIRSHYVGRTFIEPSQKIRDFGVKLKLSPVRAVLEGKRVVVVDDSIVRGTTSSKIVRLLKEAGAKEVHMRIASPPIIGSCYYGVDTPSSEELISNRMSVEEIREFIGSDSLAFLPIGKLEKMLGSQSPNFCYACFSGKYPVEPREIKVKRVGDSLDDGLVGSFENIDGGWVQANHSPKEEKDKEFEGVVI from the coding sequence ATGGCTGCCACCGCCACCACTAAGCCCTCTCCCTccgctctctcttcctctctctccaaTCCCTCTCCTCTCCCCCGAACCCACAAAACCCCTTCCTCCTTCTCCCCCAAAACCCTCCCTAAACCCACTTTCCCTCTCAAAACCTCCTGCCTCTCACGTACCCCCAAGCcctcctccttcaccctccgcTCCAAAAACCCAATTTCCGACGTTTTCTCGGCCGCCAACCAAAACCCAGATGGCCGTTCAGTAGATTATGACGATGACGAAAAGCCCCGGGAGGAGTGCGGCGTGGTCGGCATATACGGGGACCCGGAAGCCTCCCGCCTCTGCTATTTGGCCCTGCACGCCCTCCAGCATCGCGGCCAGGAAGGTGCTGGGATTGTGTGTGTCCAAGACGACGTGCTTCAGTCTATAACCGGCGTGGGGCTCGTCTCCGAGGTGTTCAATCAGACCAAGCTTAACCAGCTGCCTGGCGACTTGGCAATTGGGCATGTCAGGTACTCCACTGCCGGTTCCTCTATGCTCAAAAATGTCCAGCCTTTTGTTGCAGGGTACAGGTTTGGGTCAGTTGGGGTTGCCCACAATGGCAATTTGGTCAATTACCGCTCCCTTCGAGCGAGGCTCGAAGACAGCGGCTCCATTTTCAACACCAGCTCTGACACAGAGGTTGTTCTTCACCTTATTGCAATTTCTAAGCATAGACCTTTTCTTTTGAGAATTGTTGATGCGTGTGAGCAGATTCAGGGGGCTTATTCTATGGTTTTCGTGACCAAAGATAAGCTCGTAGCCGTTCGGGATCCACACGGGTTTCGGCCATTGGTAATGGGTAGGAGGAGCAATGGCTCGGTTGTGTTTGCCTCTGAGACTTGTGCGCTTGATTTGATTGAAGCCACATATGAGAGGGAGGTGTTTCCTGGAGAGGTTGTAGTGGTGGATAAAGAGGGGGTTCAATCACTTTGCCTTATGTCTCATCCTCAGCCAAAGCAATGTATCTTTGAGCACATTTACTTTGCTCTCCCGAATTCTGTGGTTTTCGGTCGTTCAGTGTATGAGTCCCGGCGGGCATTTGGTGAGATCCTTGCCACCGAGGCGCCGGTTGATTGTGATGTTGTGATAGCGGTGCCTGATTCTGGGGTGGTGGCCGCACTTGGTTATGCTGCTAAAGCTGGTGTGGCTTTTCAGCAGGGTTTGATTAGGTCTCATTATGTTGGGAGGACCTTCATTGAGCCATCACAAAAGATTAGGGACTTTGGTGTGAAGCTCAAGTTGTCACCGGTTCGGGCTGTGTTGGAGGGGAAGAGGGTTGTGGTTGTGGATGACTCCATTGTGAGAGGAACCACGTCTTCGAAAATTGTTAGGTTGTTGAAGGAGGCTGGTGCAAAGGAAGTTCATATGAGGATTGCAAGCCCGCCGATTATTGGTTCTTGTTATTATGGAGTGGACACACCAAGCTCTGAGGAGTTGATTTCAAATAGGATGAGTGTTGAGGAAATTAGGGAGTTTATCGGGTCGGATTCACTTGCCTTTCTGCCAATTGGTAAATTGGAGAAAATGTTGGGCAGTCAATCTCCTAACTTTTGTTATGCTTGCTTCTCTGGAAAATACCCTGTGGAGCCTAGAGAGATTAAAGTGAAACGAGTGGGTGATTCTTTGGATGATGGGTTAGTCGGTAGTTTTGAGAACATTGATGGGGGCTGGGTTCAAGCGAATCACAGCCCGAAAGAGGAGAAGGACAAGGAATTTGAGGGCGTTGTTATCTAA
- the LOC103445154 gene encoding tRNA-dihydrouridine(47) synthase [NAD(P)(+)]-like, whose amino-acid sequence MDESPAETAPVPEARNGGSERTPEELVDKCIAPVKKQFLRPPPIRGLSNDQNDAVSEGKSKASQTSVVKEKKSKRQLKRERQQAVKSAVGICPEVAKRGDVSRCPYKDKCRFSHDVEAYKAQKPDDIEGECPFMTAQEACPYGLACRFLGSHKDGVEGGDVSAHRRSSEVNGLTKDVQKLLWKNKMKFPKADAKLKALGLEGNAKSKIKILEDKEDDQVVSNNCDVTDGNGCSELPAEIGEEGGLDGTCPDDESRPSKKTRSVIEEEICSGEVDDGGVSAAKEAAEQTSTAPEPEATVGIVLPESDRSLRLHPRERKLIDFREKLYLAPLTTVGNLPFRRVCKVLGADITCGEMAMCTNLLQGQASEWALLRRHSSEDLFGVQICGAYPDTVAHTVELIDQECQVDFIDINMGCPIDIVVNKGAGSALLTKPMRMKGIVQAASGTVDCPITIKVRTAYFEGKNRIDSLIADMGNWGASAVTIHGRSRQQRYSKLADWEYVYQCARKAPKALPVLGNGDIFSYVDWNKHKAECPELSTCMIARGALIKPWIFTEIKEQRHWDISSGERLNILKDYVRLGLEHWGSDTKGVETTRRFLLEWLSYTCRYVPVGLLDVIPQRLNWRPPSYYGRDDLETLMASDSAADWVRISEILLGKVPDGFTFAPKHKSNSYDRAENG is encoded by the exons ATGGACGAGTCTCCCGCCGAAACCGCCCCGGTTCCCGAGGCTAGGAACGGCGGCTCTGAGCGAACGCCGGAGGAGCTGGTGGACAAGTGCATCGCTCCCGTGAAGAAACAGTTCCTTCGCCCTCCCCCTATCAGAGGTCTCTCTAACGACCAGAACGACGCCGTCTCGGAGGGGAAATCAAAGGCTTCCCAGACTAGTGTggtgaaggagaagaagtccaaGCGGCAGCTCAAACGCGAACGCCAACAG GCAGTGAAATCGGCTGTAGGCATCTGCCCGGAGGTGGCGAAAAGAGGAGATGTTAGTCGGTGCCCGTACAAGGACAAATGCCGGTTCAGCCACGACGTAGAAGCTTATAAAGCTCAG AAACCTGACGACATCGAGGGAGAGTGTCCTTTCATGACTGCCCAAGAGGCATGCCCGTATGGATTGGCATGTAGGTTCTTGGGTTCGCATAAAGACGGTGTTGAAGGTGGAGATGTGAGTGCTCACAGGAGAAGCTCCGAGGTGAATGGATTGACCAAAGACGTTCAAAAGCTTTTGTGGAAGAATAAAATGAAGTTCCCCAAAGCAGATGCCAAACTCAAGGCTCTTGGGCTCGAG GGGAATGCCAAGTCAAAAATAAAGATATTAGAAGATAAGGAGGATGACCAGGTTGTTTCAAATAACTGTGATGTCACTGATGGAAATGGCTGTAGTGAATTGCCTGCTGAAATAGGAGAAGAGGGTGGCCTTGATGGAACATGTCCAGATGATGAATCTCGGCCTTCGAAGAAGACAAGATCTGTAATTGAAGAGGAGATTTGCTCTGGTGAAGTAGATGATGGAG GTGTAAGTGCTGCAAAAGAAGCTGCTGAGCAGACCTCTACAGCACCTGAACCAGAGGCTACTGTTGGTATTGTATTACCAGAGAGTGATAGAAGCCTAAGACTACACCCACGTGAAAGGAAGCTTATTGATTTTAGAGAAAAGTTGTACCTTGCACCTCTGACCACCGTTGGAAACCTTCCATTCCGAAGGGTTTGCAAAGTGTTAGGAGCAGATATAACATGTGGTGAAATGGCAATGTGCACAAATCTTTTGCAG GGTCAAGCATCAGAATGGGCACTGCTGAGGCGACATTCATCTGAGGATTTGTTTGGTGTTCAGATATGTGGAGCATATCCAGACACTGTGGCACACACTGTTGAGCTAATTGATCAGGAATGTCAAGTGGACTTTATTGATATAAATATGGGGTGCCCAATTGATATTGTTGTGAACAAGGGTGCTGGTTCAGCTCTTCTTACAAAACCCATGCGGATGAAAGGCATCGTACAAGCCGCTTCTGGTACTGTGGACTGTCCTATAACTATTAAG GTCAGGACAGCCTATTTTGAGGGGAAAAATCGCATTGATTCACTTATTGCGGACATGGGAAACTGGGGAGCTAGTGCAGTAACAATACATGGTCGATCTCGACAACAACGCTACAGCAAGCTTGCAGATTGGGAATATGTTTACCAGTGTGCCAGAAAGGCCCCTAAGGCTTTGCCAGTACTTGGAAATGGAGACATATTTTCATATGTAGATTGGAACAAGCACAAGGCTGAATGCCCTGAGCTGTCTACATGCATGATTGCTCGAGGAGCACTAATTAAG CCTTGGATTTTTACTGAAATAAAGGAGCAGAGGCACTGGGACATCAGTTCTGGGGAGCGattaaatatattgaaggaTTATGTACGTCTTGGCCTTGAACATTGGGGCTCTGACACAAAAG GTGTGGAGACAACTAGGCGTTTTCTGTTAGAATGGCTTAGCTACACTTGTAGATACGTACCTGTGGGTCTTCTAGATGTCATTCCACAACGGTTGAACTGGCGCCCGCCATCCTATTATGGCCGTGATGACCTTGAGACACTAATGGCCTCTGATTCTGCGGCTGATTGG GTTAGGATCTCTGAGATATTGCTTGGCAAGGTTCCAGATGGCTTTACATTTGCACCAAAGCACAAATCCAATTCTTACGACCGAGCTGAAAACGGTTGA
- the LOC103429538 gene encoding protein BASIC PENTACYSTEINE4 isoform X1, translated as MDNLPKHLMDIVPSSVSCLHCEWLTFSALAANISKMDDGRQHENGRHKMDYYRGGVASPWNMMAQQQAKEPNALVMNKKIMSIIADRDAAIRERNAALAEKNEALAARDEALRQRDEALTQRDSALMERDNAYAALHSRDNAVNFPLGGGAQRGAKRVQRPSNHSVTLADVHYSTKDVHITEAYPISVISPEAVKSRQTKRAKENKASRAKQSRKKVGEDLNRQASSDGIKYKSEWDTHDLGLNLVSFDESTMPVPVCSCTGIPRQCYKWGNGGWQSSCCTTHMSMYPLPQMPNKRHARMGGRKMSGSVFTRLLSRLAADGHDLSIPLDLKEYWARHGTNRYITIK; from the exons ATGGACAACCTTCCTAAGCATCTGATGGACATTGTACCCTCTTCAGTATCTTGTCTTCATTGTGAA TGGTTAACATTTTCAGCACTTGCTGCTAATATTTCGAAAATGGATGATGGTCGGCAACATGAAAATGGGAGACACAAGATGGACTATTACAGAGGGGGGGTGGCATCGCCG TGGAATATGATGGCCCAACAGCAAGCGAAGGAACCAAATGCCTTAGTCATGAACAAGAAGATCATGTCCATTATTGCTGACAGGGATGCTGCTATTCGAGAACGAAATGCAGCACTTGCTGAAAAGAATGAAGCCTTGGCTGCAAGAGATGAGGCACTCCGACAGCGAGATGAGGCACTTACTCAGCGTGATAGTGCCCTGATGGAACGGGACAACGCCTATGCAGCCCTTCATTCGCGGGATAATGCTGTCAACTTCCCGTTGGGTGGTGGAGCTCAACGTGGAGCTAAACGCGTGCAGCGCCCCTCAAACCATTCAGTTACCCTGGCTGATGTTCATTACAGCACAAAAGATGTGCATATAACTGAGGCCTACCCTATTTCAGTTATATCTCCTGAAGCTGTCAAGTCACGTCAGACAAAGCGAGCAAAGGAGAACAAGGCATCCAGGGCAAAGCAGTCACGGAAAAAGGTAGGCGAAGATTTGAATAGGCAGGCTTCCTCGGATGGGATTAAGTATAAATCAGAGTGGGATACTCATGATTTGGGTTTGAATCTTGTCTCGTTCGATGAGTCTACAATGCCAGTGCCAGTTTGTTCATGCACTGGAATTCCGCGGCAGTGCTACAAATGGGGGAATGGCGGGTGGCAGTCATCTTGTTGCACCACCCATATGTCTATGTATCCACTACCTCAGATGCCAAATAAGCGCCATGCACGGATGGGTGGGCGGAAGATGAGCGGAAGTGTTTTTACTAGATTGCTTAGTCGGCTGGCAGCAGATGGTCATGATTTGTCAATACCGCTGGATTTGAAAGAATACTGGGCCAGACATGGGACAAATCGCTACATAACGATCAAGTAG
- the LOC103429538 gene encoding protein BASIC PENTACYSTEINE4 isoform X2, producing the protein MLFGQQIAGEEERWLTFSALAANISKMDDGRQHENGRHKMDYYRGGVASPWNMMAQQQAKEPNALVMNKKIMSIIADRDAAIRERNAALAEKNEALAARDEALRQRDEALTQRDSALMERDNAYAALHSRDNAVNFPLGGGAQRGAKRVQRPSNHSVTLADVHYSTKDVHITEAYPISVISPEAVKSRQTKRAKENKASRAKQSRKKVGEDLNRQASSDGIKYKSEWDTHDLGLNLVSFDESTMPVPVCSCTGIPRQCYKWGNGGWQSSCCTTHMSMYPLPQMPNKRHARMGGRKMSGSVFTRLLSRLAADGHDLSIPLDLKEYWARHGTNRYITIK; encoded by the exons ATGCTATTCGGTCAGCAGATAGCAGGAGAGGAGGAAAGG TGGTTAACATTTTCAGCACTTGCTGCTAATATTTCGAAAATGGATGATGGTCGGCAACATGAAAATGGGAGACACAAGATGGACTATTACAGAGGGGGGGTGGCATCGCCG TGGAATATGATGGCCCAACAGCAAGCGAAGGAACCAAATGCCTTAGTCATGAACAAGAAGATCATGTCCATTATTGCTGACAGGGATGCTGCTATTCGAGAACGAAATGCAGCACTTGCTGAAAAGAATGAAGCCTTGGCTGCAAGAGATGAGGCACTCCGACAGCGAGATGAGGCACTTACTCAGCGTGATAGTGCCCTGATGGAACGGGACAACGCCTATGCAGCCCTTCATTCGCGGGATAATGCTGTCAACTTCCCGTTGGGTGGTGGAGCTCAACGTGGAGCTAAACGCGTGCAGCGCCCCTCAAACCATTCAGTTACCCTGGCTGATGTTCATTACAGCACAAAAGATGTGCATATAACTGAGGCCTACCCTATTTCAGTTATATCTCCTGAAGCTGTCAAGTCACGTCAGACAAAGCGAGCAAAGGAGAACAAGGCATCCAGGGCAAAGCAGTCACGGAAAAAGGTAGGCGAAGATTTGAATAGGCAGGCTTCCTCGGATGGGATTAAGTATAAATCAGAGTGGGATACTCATGATTTGGGTTTGAATCTTGTCTCGTTCGATGAGTCTACAATGCCAGTGCCAGTTTGTTCATGCACTGGAATTCCGCGGCAGTGCTACAAATGGGGGAATGGCGGGTGGCAGTCATCTTGTTGCACCACCCATATGTCTATGTATCCACTACCTCAGATGCCAAATAAGCGCCATGCACGGATGGGTGGGCGGAAGATGAGCGGAAGTGTTTTTACTAGATTGCTTAGTCGGCTGGCAGCAGATGGTCATGATTTGTCAATACCGCTGGATTTGAAAGAATACTGGGCCAGACATGGGACAAATCGCTACATAACGATCAAGTAG
- the LOC103429538 gene encoding protein BASIC PENTACYSTEINE4 isoform X4, whose protein sequence is MMAQQQAKEPNALVMNKKIMSIIADRDAAIRERNAALAEKNEALAARDEALRQRDEALTQRDSALMERDNAYAALHSRDNAVNFPLGGGAQRGAKRVQRPSNHSVTLADVHYSTKDVHITEAYPISVISPEAVKSRQTKRAKENKASRAKQSRKKVGEDLNRQASSDGIKYKSEWDTHDLGLNLVSFDESTMPVPVCSCTGIPRQCYKWGNGGWQSSCCTTHMSMYPLPQMPNKRHARMGGRKMSGSVFTRLLSRLAADGHDLSIPLDLKEYWARHGTNRYITIK, encoded by the coding sequence ATGATGGCCCAACAGCAAGCGAAGGAACCAAATGCCTTAGTCATGAACAAGAAGATCATGTCCATTATTGCTGACAGGGATGCTGCTATTCGAGAACGAAATGCAGCACTTGCTGAAAAGAATGAAGCCTTGGCTGCAAGAGATGAGGCACTCCGACAGCGAGATGAGGCACTTACTCAGCGTGATAGTGCCCTGATGGAACGGGACAACGCCTATGCAGCCCTTCATTCGCGGGATAATGCTGTCAACTTCCCGTTGGGTGGTGGAGCTCAACGTGGAGCTAAACGCGTGCAGCGCCCCTCAAACCATTCAGTTACCCTGGCTGATGTTCATTACAGCACAAAAGATGTGCATATAACTGAGGCCTACCCTATTTCAGTTATATCTCCTGAAGCTGTCAAGTCACGTCAGACAAAGCGAGCAAAGGAGAACAAGGCATCCAGGGCAAAGCAGTCACGGAAAAAGGTAGGCGAAGATTTGAATAGGCAGGCTTCCTCGGATGGGATTAAGTATAAATCAGAGTGGGATACTCATGATTTGGGTTTGAATCTTGTCTCGTTCGATGAGTCTACAATGCCAGTGCCAGTTTGTTCATGCACTGGAATTCCGCGGCAGTGCTACAAATGGGGGAATGGCGGGTGGCAGTCATCTTGTTGCACCACCCATATGTCTATGTATCCACTACCTCAGATGCCAAATAAGCGCCATGCACGGATGGGTGGGCGGAAGATGAGCGGAAGTGTTTTTACTAGATTGCTTAGTCGGCTGGCAGCAGATGGTCATGATTTGTCAATACCGCTGGATTTGAAAGAATACTGGGCCAGACATGGGACAAATCGCTACATAACGATCAAGTAG
- the LOC103429538 gene encoding protein BASIC PENTACYSTEINE4 isoform X3 produces MDDGRQHENGRHKMDYYRGGVASPWNMMAQQQAKEPNALVMNKKIMSIIADRDAAIRERNAALAEKNEALAARDEALRQRDEALTQRDSALMERDNAYAALHSRDNAVNFPLGGGAQRGAKRVQRPSNHSVTLADVHYSTKDVHITEAYPISVISPEAVKSRQTKRAKENKASRAKQSRKKVGEDLNRQASSDGIKYKSEWDTHDLGLNLVSFDESTMPVPVCSCTGIPRQCYKWGNGGWQSSCCTTHMSMYPLPQMPNKRHARMGGRKMSGSVFTRLLSRLAADGHDLSIPLDLKEYWARHGTNRYITIK; encoded by the exons ATGGATGATGGTCGGCAACATGAAAATGGGAGACACAAGATGGACTATTACAGAGGGGGGGTGGCATCGCCG TGGAATATGATGGCCCAACAGCAAGCGAAGGAACCAAATGCCTTAGTCATGAACAAGAAGATCATGTCCATTATTGCTGACAGGGATGCTGCTATTCGAGAACGAAATGCAGCACTTGCTGAAAAGAATGAAGCCTTGGCTGCAAGAGATGAGGCACTCCGACAGCGAGATGAGGCACTTACTCAGCGTGATAGTGCCCTGATGGAACGGGACAACGCCTATGCAGCCCTTCATTCGCGGGATAATGCTGTCAACTTCCCGTTGGGTGGTGGAGCTCAACGTGGAGCTAAACGCGTGCAGCGCCCCTCAAACCATTCAGTTACCCTGGCTGATGTTCATTACAGCACAAAAGATGTGCATATAACTGAGGCCTACCCTATTTCAGTTATATCTCCTGAAGCTGTCAAGTCACGTCAGACAAAGCGAGCAAAGGAGAACAAGGCATCCAGGGCAAAGCAGTCACGGAAAAAGGTAGGCGAAGATTTGAATAGGCAGGCTTCCTCGGATGGGATTAAGTATAAATCAGAGTGGGATACTCATGATTTGGGTTTGAATCTTGTCTCGTTCGATGAGTCTACAATGCCAGTGCCAGTTTGTTCATGCACTGGAATTCCGCGGCAGTGCTACAAATGGGGGAATGGCGGGTGGCAGTCATCTTGTTGCACCACCCATATGTCTATGTATCCACTACCTCAGATGCCAAATAAGCGCCATGCACGGATGGGTGGGCGGAAGATGAGCGGAAGTGTTTTTACTAGATTGCTTAGTCGGCTGGCAGCAGATGGTCATGATTTGTCAATACCGCTGGATTTGAAAGAATACTGGGCCAGACATGGGACAAATCGCTACATAACGATCAAGTAG